In one Leptospira mtsangambouensis genomic region, the following are encoded:
- a CDS encoding TPM domain-containing protein, producing MCLRKLNHSKLNSFIDFGKISLFIFLLSPIYTAIHSYPVPKLERRVMDHAGILSQATITQIETNLKQFEAETSNQIAVYTTPSLQDEPIEEVAIQIFDEWKLGQKSKNNGVLFIIAPNERKMRIEVGRGLEGALTDIQAKQIIRDELKPRFKAKDMDGGVTAGVNAIMATIRGEYTPSADDVATTGNSSDDEVFSSGIVGGIFTLISLIVPSIGGIIFTIIGLFVLFPLLTFLFGSTFGLIVAVLLFILVMFIKHKLGIGNGGGSDGGYFGGGGWSSGGDSWSSGSDSWSGGGGDSAGGGASGDW from the coding sequence ATGTGTCTCAGAAAGCTGAATCATTCAAAACTAAATTCATTTATTGATTTTGGGAAAATATCTCTTTTTATTTTTCTTTTATCCCCAATCTATACTGCGATTCATTCCTACCCTGTTCCAAAATTAGAAAGAAGGGTGATGGACCATGCAGGAATTTTATCACAAGCAACAATCACCCAAATTGAAACAAATTTGAAGCAGTTTGAAGCAGAAACCTCAAATCAGATTGCAGTGTATACGACCCCGAGTCTGCAAGATGAACCGATTGAAGAGGTAGCCATTCAAATTTTTGATGAATGGAAGTTAGGACAGAAATCCAAAAACAATGGAGTCCTCTTCATCATAGCACCTAACGAAAGAAAGATGCGAATAGAAGTAGGTCGTGGACTCGAAGGTGCACTAACGGACATCCAAGCCAAACAAATCATTCGTGATGAATTAAAACCACGTTTTAAAGCAAAAGATATGGATGGTGGGGTGACAGCCGGTGTGAATGCGATTATGGCAACGATTCGAGGAGAATACACACCTTCAGCGGATGATGTCGCCACAACTGGCAATAGTTCCGACGATGAAGTTTTTTCCTCTGGAATTGTGGGAGGGATCTTTACCTTGATTTCTTTAATTGTCCCTTCGATTGGAGGAATCATTTTTACAATCATTGGGCTTTTCGTTTTATTTCCACTTTTAACCTTTCTATTCGGAAGTACGTTTGGCCTTATCGTCGCAGTTTTGTTATTTATTCTTGTTATGTTTATCAAACATAAATTAGGAATCGGTAATGGTGGCGGCTCCGACGGTGGATATTTTGGCGGCGGAGGTTGGTCCAGTGGCGGTGACTCGTGGTCTTCAGGTTCGGACAGTTGGTCTGGTGGAGGTGGTGACTCTGCTGGTGGTGGAGCTTCCGGCGACTGGTAA
- a CDS encoding TPM domain-containing protein, protein MGILKRYFNQSDLEEIKRAVGDAESKTSAEIVPYFAESSHHYKEWAWLGAFLMGGITGISFYTAQKFYGLVWNGESLYAVLSVWIGAIFGLSITALFPKLRINLVSRAAKQYFVDLRAKEAFLDEEVFRTKDRTGILIYISLYEHFVRILPDKEIARVVPKSEWNEAVKLIIEGMKSNQKKEGIVSSILFCGELLKKYNIQREKDDKNEISNEIRDGGKLM, encoded by the coding sequence ATGGGTATCCTCAAACGTTATTTCAATCAATCTGATTTGGAAGAAATCAAAAGAGCTGTCGGCGATGCTGAGTCAAAAACCTCTGCAGAAATTGTTCCTTATTTTGCAGAATCCTCTCACCACTACAAAGAATGGGCCTGGCTTGGTGCCTTCCTTATGGGTGGAATCACTGGTATTAGTTTTTATACGGCTCAAAAGTTTTATGGTCTTGTTTGGAATGGGGAATCTCTTTATGCTGTTCTCTCTGTTTGGATAGGAGCTATTTTTGGATTATCCATTACTGCTCTTTTTCCAAAACTAAGAATCAACTTAGTGTCAAGAGCAGCCAAACAATACTTTGTCGACCTGAGAGCAAAAGAAGCTTTTTTGGACGAAGAAGTTTTTAGAACCAAAGACCGAACCGGAATTTTAATTTATATCTCTCTATATGAACACTTTGTTCGCATTTTGCCTGACAAAGAAATTGCAAGAGTTGTCCCAAAATCAGAATGGAATGAAGCAGTGAAACTGATCATTGAAGGGATGAAGTCGAATCAAAAAAAGGAAGGGATTGTATCTAGCATTCTCTTTTGTGGAGAATTACTCAAAAAATACAACATCCAAAGAGAAAAGGATGATAAAAATGAAATCTCAAATGAAATTCGAGATGGTGGGAAATTGATGTGA
- a CDS encoding heme o synthase: MFRLWNQLTKPRVTVLVLATVLPGMYLGTTGYPSLFEISITLFGTYLMSSASFILNQYIERDRDAVMYRTKLRPIPAGEISPGFALFLGVAVAIIAFIILTKFINLLTAICALSALLLYVFLYTIWLKPRTEQNIVIGGISGCIGPLIGYAAMANALPVQAWILFLMIFLWTPAHFWALAIFLKDDYEFAGIPMMPVVSGIQKTVNQIFLYAIAYSLSVIGFFFVDERMGILFLISAILLTILILVFAYRLKLSKDKILAKRFFFFSIFHLFLVSLAIVIDSKI; encoded by the coding sequence ATGTTCCGATTATGGAACCAACTGACAAAACCGAGAGTAACTGTACTTGTACTTGCGACAGTTCTTCCGGGAATGTATCTAGGTACAACTGGTTACCCTTCTCTTTTCGAAATCTCTATTACTCTATTTGGAACCTATTTAATGAGTTCTGCTTCTTTTATTCTCAATCAGTACATTGAACGAGATAGAGATGCAGTGATGTATAGAACCAAACTAAGACCAATCCCTGCTGGCGAAATCTCTCCAGGATTTGCCCTCTTTCTTGGAGTCGCAGTGGCGATCATTGCCTTTATCATTTTAACTAAATTCATCAATCTTCTAACAGCAATTTGTGCTCTTTCTGCATTGCTATTATACGTGTTTTTGTATACAATCTGGTTAAAACCAAGAACGGAACAAAATATCGTCATTGGTGGGATCTCTGGATGTATTGGACCGCTGATCGGATATGCTGCTATGGCCAATGCACTTCCAGTCCAAGCATGGATTTTATTTTTAATGATCTTTCTCTGGACACCTGCACATTTTTGGGCACTTGCGATCTTCTTAAAAGACGATTATGAATTTGCAGGAATTCCAATGATGCCTGTTGTTTCAGGCATTCAAAAGACAGTGAACCAAATTTTCCTTTATGCAATTGCTTATTCTTTGTCTGTCATTGGGTTTTTCTTTGTAGATGAAAGGATGGGAATTTTATTTTTAATTTCTGCAATTTTATTAACGATTTTGATTTTAGTCTTTGCTTATCGTTTAAAACTTTCGAAGGACAAAATTCTCGCAAAACGATTTTTCTTTTTTAGTATTTTTCATTTATTTTTAGTAAGTTTAGCAATCGTGATCGATTCCAAAATCTAG
- a CDS encoding COX15/CtaA family protein has product MTLKRFYTILSAMILINLLYGPLVRATDSGLACPDWPLCHGKFVPEFTFQIFMEVGHRYYSGILGILVGIGFVWVIQNQETRKQMGIPATLSLIFLISQVILGGLTVTKLLHPTTVNLHLLNAVLLLSSCLTVRLLISEDSVSKFQWNRPGKYFFLFVLVVVLYQLFLGGKVSSHYAGLVCSDFPTCNGEWFPQMVGPIRIQMEHRLFGYLVALSVLSLSAYGILYLKDNLVKKSLKIAAYLISFQIFLGAMNVLYQLPKLITGLHTLNGVLVFMFCFIAAFYHFRSPGKEVL; this is encoded by the coding sequence ATGACACTCAAACGTTTTTACACCATCCTTTCCGCTATGATCCTTATCAATCTCCTCTACGGACCACTCGTAAGAGCAACAGATTCAGGACTCGCATGCCCTGACTGGCCTTTGTGCCATGGGAAATTTGTGCCAGAATTTACATTTCAGATTTTTATGGAAGTGGGCCATAGATACTATTCTGGAATTTTAGGGATCCTTGTGGGGATTGGTTTCGTTTGGGTGATACAGAACCAAGAAACACGCAAACAAATGGGAATCCCAGCTACACTTTCACTTATCTTTCTTATTTCACAAGTGATCCTTGGTGGACTCACTGTTACTAAACTTCTCCACCCAACAACCGTTAACCTACATTTACTCAACGCAGTTTTGCTTCTCTCTTCTTGTTTAACTGTTCGATTGCTGATCTCTGAAGATTCTGTATCCAAGTTCCAATGGAATCGGCCAGGAAAGTATTTTTTTCTTTTTGTACTCGTCGTTGTTTTATACCAACTTTTCCTTGGAGGAAAGGTGAGTTCGCATTATGCAGGTCTTGTTTGTTCGGACTTTCCTACTTGTAACGGAGAATGGTTTCCTCAAATGGTTGGGCCGATCCGAATTCAAATGGAACATCGATTGTTTGGTTATTTAGTGGCTTTGTCAGTACTTTCTTTGTCCGCTTATGGGATCCTCTACCTAAAAGACAACCTAGTTAAAAAATCTTTAAAAATTGCTGCTTATTTGATTTCTTTTCAAATTTTTCTTGGTGCTATGAACGTTTTGTACCAACTCCCAAAACTGATTACCGGATTACACACGTTAAATGGAGTCCTTGTATTTATGTTTTGTTTTATAGCGGCTTTTTATCATTTTAGGTCTCCAGGAAAAGAGGTTCTATAA
- a CDS encoding SCO family protein, with amino-acid sequence MNIRFFFFLCLLVGTQVFAYDPHSNLARDNKLPKELENIGFSDVTGKSLQLDIPFRDESGKTVKFSDFLSKGKPVLLSPVYFKCPTLCNFHLNGVFQGLKALDWTLGKEYQYIAVSIDPKENESVAFPKKGAYLKEYGREGAESGLHLLTGTQESIDALTKQLDFRYAWDSEAKQYIHASGVYVLTPEGKVSRIFQGIQLEPRDLKFAFLEASSGKIGSFVDKFALFCFQFDPRKNKYTIYAYRMMQFGGAVTLLLLGAFLYINWRKITNNNRQGVT; translated from the coding sequence GTGAACATTCGATTCTTCTTTTTTCTTTGTTTGTTGGTTGGAACTCAGGTCTTTGCGTATGACCCACATTCCAATTTGGCTCGGGACAATAAACTCCCGAAAGAACTGGAAAATATTGGATTTTCTGATGTCACGGGGAAGTCACTCCAACTTGACATTCCGTTCCGAGATGAATCTGGGAAAACCGTTAAGTTCTCCGATTTTCTTTCGAAAGGAAAACCAGTCCTTCTTTCTCCCGTTTACTTCAAATGTCCCACTCTTTGTAACTTCCACTTAAATGGTGTGTTCCAAGGATTAAAAGCCCTCGATTGGACTCTCGGCAAAGAATACCAATACATTGCTGTATCCATTGACCCGAAAGAAAACGAATCAGTAGCTTTTCCTAAAAAGGGAGCTTATTTGAAGGAATATGGTAGAGAAGGTGCTGAATCCGGCCTTCATCTCCTCACCGGTACCCAAGAATCCATTGATGCTTTGACAAAACAACTGGACTTTCGGTACGCTTGGGATTCAGAAGCAAAACAATACATCCACGCCAGTGGGGTTTATGTTTTGACACCGGAAGGGAAGGTCTCCCGCATTTTCCAAGGGATCCAATTGGAACCAAGGGATTTGAAATTTGCCTTCTTAGAGGCATCTTCTGGGAAGATTGGGAGTTTTGTAGACAAGTTTGCTTTATTTTGCTTTCAATTTGATCCGAGAAAAAATAAATATACGATATACGCATACAGGATGATGCAATTCGGGGGGGCGGTCACCTTACTCCTTCTCGGTGCGTTTTTATACATAAACTGGCGAAAAATAACAAATAACAACCGTCAAGGAGTCACATAG
- the coxB gene encoding cytochrome c oxidase subunit II, with translation MSWSSLIPATSFMPIQATEIAKEVDLLYAFLIIASLVSFVILIGGMTWFLIKFKRTSLDQKSAYITHNNFAEFLWSFIPLIIMMGIFYWGMVIFEKLRTPPEDIAAEIHVTAEQWAWTYRYANGKEFYSSGNDPMIVPAGKATKLILTSKDVIHSFYVPAFRTKQDAVPGKLTQLWFEPKQPGEYIVFCTEYCGTKHSGMMIKIKAIPSEEYAAWYHAEKKGADSPADLGKTLFAQKACASCHSIDGSRIVGPTMKGLFGSSRKFADGSQSKADENYLRESILVSSAKIVEGYPPAMPVFQGQLSDEDVANLIEYIKSIK, from the coding sequence ATGTCTTGGAGCAGTCTCATTCCAGCGACCTCGTTCATGCCTATCCAGGCGACTGAAATCGCAAAAGAAGTCGATCTTCTCTATGCGTTTCTGATCATAGCAAGCCTTGTTTCGTTTGTCATCTTGATTGGTGGAATGACATGGTTCCTCATCAAGTTCAAACGTACAAGTTTAGACCAGAAATCCGCATACATTACTCACAATAATTTTGCAGAATTTCTTTGGTCGTTTATCCCTCTCATCATCATGATGGGGATTTTCTACTGGGGTATGGTCATTTTCGAAAAACTTAGAACCCCACCAGAAGACATTGCTGCTGAAATTCATGTCACTGCAGAGCAGTGGGCGTGGACTTATCGTTATGCGAACGGAAAAGAGTTTTATAGTTCCGGAAACGATCCAATGATTGTTCCTGCTGGAAAAGCAACAAAACTCATCCTCACTTCAAAAGATGTCATTCATAGTTTCTATGTTCCCGCTTTCCGAACCAAACAAGATGCGGTTCCTGGAAAACTGACACAACTTTGGTTTGAACCAAAACAACCTGGAGAATACATCGTATTCTGTACAGAATACTGCGGAACCAAACACTCTGGTATGATGATCAAAATCAAGGCGATTCCTTCTGAGGAATATGCGGCTTGGTATCATGCTGAGAAAAAAGGTGCTGATAGTCCTGCGGATCTTGGAAAGACTCTCTTTGCTCAAAAAGCTTGTGCTTCTTGCCATTCCATCGACGGATCTAGAATTGTTGGACCTACGATGAAAGGACTTTTTGGTTCTAGCCGAAAGTTTGCTGATGGTAGCCAATCCAAAGCAGATGAAAACTATCTTCGTGAATCCATCCTTGTATCCTCTGCAAAAATCGTAGAAGGATACCCGCCAGCAATGCCGGTATTCCAAGGCCAATTGTCTGACGAAGATGTTGCCAACCTAATTGAATATATCAAATCCATTAAATAA